From Strix uralensis isolate ZFMK-TIS-50842 chromosome 1, bStrUra1, whole genome shotgun sequence, a single genomic window includes:
- the PKIA gene encoding cAMP-dependent protein kinase inhibitor alpha translates to MTDVESTYADFIASGRTGRRNALHDILVSSPGGNSSELALKLSELDINKAEGEGDAQRNPSEQTGEAQGEAAKQES, encoded by the exons ATGACTGATGTGGAATCTACATATGCAGACTTTATTGCTTCAGGAAGAACAGGTAGAAGAAATGCGTTACATGACATACTTGTGTCCTCTCCGGGTGGGAACTCTAGTGAACTAGCCCTAAAGTTATCAGAGCTTGATATAAATAAAGCAG AAGGAGAAGGAGATGCACAACGAAATCCAAGTGAGCAAACCGGGGAGGCCCAAGGGGAGGCAGCAAAGCAAGAAAGCTGA